The Ictidomys tridecemlineatus isolate mIctTri1 chromosome 6, mIctTri1.hap1, whole genome shotgun sequence genome includes a region encoding these proteins:
- the LOC101961241 gene encoding gametocyte-specific factor 1-like — protein MEPEDLKTCPYVPNHRMPASRLQYHLASCKKKNPKIAKKMANCKYNACHVVPIERLKEHEANCTERTAVDDEPFNLPKVSFPSLEPNEKPSNAAHQIPDTDIWNEDNMHHSPSFILQTFTPKMLVCESDPRELKKEVTDNDPNNYKSWRKGQKN, from the exons ATGGAGCCAGAAGACTTAAAAACATGTCCTTATGTCCCGAACCACAGGATGCCAGCCAGCAGGTTACAGTACCACCTAGCATCGTGCAAAAAG aaaaaTCCAAAGATAGCTAAAAAGATGGCTAACTGCAAATATAATGCTTGTCATGTGGTCCCAATTGAAAGGCTCAAGGAGCATGAGGCTAACTGTACTGAAAGAACTGCAGTAGATGACG AGCCATTTAATCTTCCAAAGGTTAGTTTTCCAAGTTTGGAACCAAATGAAAAACCTTCTAATGCTGCCCATCAGATTCCTGACACTGATATCTGGAACGAAG aTAACATGCATCATTctccttcattcattcttcagACTTTTACTCCAAAAATGCTGGTTTGTGAAAG TGACCCAAGAGAGCTGAAAAAAGAAGTTACAGATAATGATCCCAACAATTATAAATCCTGGAGAAAag GTCAGAAAAACTGA